The nucleotide window CCGATGGCCTATGCCAACATGCTGCGACAGGTCTACCCGGCTGTCAAAGCCGTCAATCCCAACGCCAAAATCGTCTTCGGCGGCATGGCCTACGATCTGTTCATCAGCATGGATGTCGATGGGCGTTTCGACCCCTATTTCTTCGATGATGTGATCAAGACCGACCGCGGCAACGCTGGCCCCTACTTCGACATCCTCAACTTCCACTACTACTACCCCTTCGCCTTTCGCTGGTTTTCGGATGACAGCAACCCCCATAACGACGGCGTCATCGGCAAGGCCAACTACCTGCGCCAGGAATATTCCAACCTCACCGGCGGCGCGCCCGCCAAACCGATCATCCTGACCGAGGTGGGAAGCCCCTCGGACGGCCCACCAGAGGACAAACAGGACTATAGCCTGGAGCGTCAGGCGCGCAACGTGATCAAAGAGATGGTGCGGGCCACAGCGGCAGGGCTGCCGATCATCATCTGGTATCAGGCGGTGGATCTGCCGGTAGACCGTTGGAAATACGGCTTGATGCACCCCAATCTGACGCCCAAGCCGGGCTACACCAGCTATCAGATCCTCAGCCATGAACTATCGGGGTTCAGCGCCGTCCAACCGCGCCTGTTGTTGGGGCCGGCCGTCGAGGGCTACGACTTCAGCGTGCGGGGGGGAACCAAGACGGCTTTGTGGCAGGTGCAGGGCGACGGCGCCTGGCTGCAACTCAAGATCTCGCAGCCTGGCGGCAGCGTGCGCATCGTCGACAAGGCCGGCGGCGTCAGCTTTTCGACCGATGGCGCCGTTGGCGACCCTGATGGCCGCAACGGCTTCGTTCCGGTTTGGGTCGATTCCAGCCCGCGCATCGTCGAAGACCTGAGCATCGCCACCCAAACGCCCACCATCACCCCCACCGCCACCCGCACCCCCACCAGCACGCTCACCCCCACCGCCACCCTCACCCCCACGCGCACACCCACCCCGACGCGCACACCCACCTCTATCCCCACGCGCACCGCCACCCCCACGCGCACCGCCACCCCCACGCGCACCCCCACCCGCACGCCCACCACCACCCCCACCGCCACCCTCACCCCCACGCCCACCCTCACCCCCACCGGCAGCCGGACGGCGACGCCCACCGCCACACCCACGCCCACCCTCACCCCCACGCCCACTGCCACGCCTACGCCGTCGGTGCGCACCCTCTATCTGCCGTCGATCCTGCGGGCCGCCGCGTCTTCGCCTGCCTCAACGGTGCACATGCTCTACCTGCCGGCGATCGCGCAGGCCACCCCCTCGTCGCCATCCCGTTGACGGCCCCGCCCTGCTTGACGAGGGACGATGAGCCTGCCCCTTCACCCTGTTCTGGGCAAGCTCTGAGAGAAGCGGAGGGCGATAGCGACGCCCTCATCCAGACAAGCTCATCGTCCCTCACTGCATTTCCGCGCCCTCAGGACTTGCCGAACCCGGTCAAAGGGTGCTAGGATACGCGCAATCTTACAGCGCCGATGTCCATGATGGATATCGGACAGCCGTTTCTCGAAGCTCAACCCCTGGCGACTCGCCCTCCGCCGGCGTTGAGAATCTTTGCTATTGTCGCCTATCTTTCTATTTATTTCATGCCGAAACAGCGTCCGGTCAGCTGTGCCCCTGGCCGAAAATCGAACCAACCTGTCGCAAGCCTGCTCGATGTCGAGTTTCTGGCGGCGGTGTGCGACAACTTACTCGTCACTTCTCGATCCCACGCCCCAGCAAGCGCCGGGGTATCGGGCGTTTCGTGTTGCCCAGCGATGCCGCCTCGGATGCGGTTTGCGGTATAATCGCGCCGACGACGCACCAGGAGACCCTGGCAACCAGACGTAGTGACTCACCTTCCCATTGCCTTCATCCGCGCCACAACCGGCGTCGGAACTTTCCGAAAAGCAGCGGGCTTGTTGTAGCATTTGCTCCAGCCTGCGACCATCACCACAGCACCCAGGTCGGGCGGCGTCCTTGCTCCTGACCGGCGGAGCATTGGATAGGTTCCGACTTGGACGGCAAAGCCTGAAAACCACCTAAACGCCGAGAATCGTCACTTATCACCATTTCAGAATCGAATCGAACGTCCTTGTCTACTTATCTACTTGTCTACTTCTCCTCGCTAACCCCATGCCCGCCGCCGCCAACCCGCCTTCCTCCCCCTGGTATGTCGTCCACACCAGACCCCAGAAAGAACTGGTGGCTGCCAGCATGTTAGAGGAGCGACTGTCGCTGATCGTCTATCTGCCCGAGGTGCTGCAACACTATCGCGGTCACCCCCATCTTCGCCCCTTCTTCCCCCGCTATCTGTTCGTCCAGGTCAACCTGGACGAGGTGGAGGCCAGCAAGATCAATGCCATGCCCGGCGTCATCAGCATGGTCAGCTTTGGCGAACGCCCCCAGGCCCTGAGCGACGAAACGGTGCGGGCGATCCGTGCTCGCATCGATGACTACAACACCGCCGGCGGTCTGCCGCAGCGCGTTTTCCACCCCGGCGACCGCGTGCGTCTGACCGAAGGCCCCTTGCAGGGGTTGGAGGCCATCTTCAAAGGCCCGACCAAACCTTCGCAGCGTGTGTGGGTGCTGCTCGAATTCCTGGGCAGCCTCCATGCCGCCGAAGTTTCCATCGACGCCATCGAGCAGGCCGGGCCGCAGCACCGGCACGGCCCCAACAAGCGCGGCACGCGCGGCAAAGGCCGGCGGATCTACGCCCCGGCCTGATCGTTTCATCACCACCATGTCTGTCACCCCCAAAGAACAACTTCTCCAACGCATCCACGACCATAGCGCCGTCATCGCCATCATTGGCCTGGGCTATGTTGGCCTGCCTCTGGGCGTCGCCTTTGCCGAAAACGGCTTCAGCGTCGTCGGCATCGACGTCGACGCCGCCAAAGTCGAAGCCATCAACCGCGGCGAATCGTACATCAGCGACATCCCCTCCGCCCGCCTCCTGGCCGTGACCGGCGACGCCCGGCTACGGGCGACCACCGACTATGCCGAGCTGGGCGACTGCGATGTCGCCATCGTCTGCGTGCCCACGCCGCTGAACAAGACCCGCGACCCCGATGTGCGCTATCTCATCGCCGCTGGCGATTCGGTGGCGCGCACCATCCACCCCGGCATGTTGGTGGTGTTGGAATCCACCACCTACCCCGGCACGACCGAAGACCTGCTCTTGCCCAAGTTGCAGCAAGCCCGGCCGGTCGAGCCATGGCAGGTGGGCGAGGATTTCTTCGTCGCCTTCTCGCCCGAACGCATCGACCCCGGCCGTCTGGATTGGACGGTGGAGCGGACGCCCAAAGTGGTGGGCGGGATGACGCCAGCCTGCCTGGAGGCGGCATCCTTGCTCTACGGCCAGGCCATCGACCGCATTGTGCCGGTGTCGTCGCCGGCGGCAGCCGAGATGACCAAGCTGCTGGAGAACACCTTCCGGGCGGTGAACATCGCTCTCGTCAACGAAGTGGCGATCATGTGCGACAAGCTGGGGCTGGATGTGTGGGAGGTGATCGAGGCCGCGGCCACCAAGCCCTATGGCTTTATGAAGTTTACGCCGGGGCCGGGGGTGGGCGGACATTGTCTTGATGGCAGCGAGACCATCCGTTATCGATGGGGCGACGAGAACGGTGTTTTGCCGGTGTCGGAACTGCATCGCCGGGCCCTGCAACGCAGCCGGCGCATCGTCCCTTATCATGGCGCCACTTTCGTGGCCCCCACCGGCCTGGAAGTGCTCTCGATCGATCTCGAAGATGGCAGGCAGTCATGGCAGCCGGTGTCCTATTTGTTCGAGCGGCCCTACAAAGGCGAGGTGACGCGCATCGAGACCGTAGATCACCGGCGCTTGTTGGTCACAGACCGCCATCCTATGTTGGTGCATGAAGACGGTCGGCTGGCGGTACGCGAGGCAAAGGACCTGGCGGCTGGCGCTCTCCTGCCAGTGGCCAATGCAACCGCCGATGCCGGCGTCGGTCAGCGCTCAGTGCTGAATATCATCGACGCCATCCCGCCTCACCTGGCTGCAGCCGTGCGGGTGAGGGCGACGGGTGGTTGGCGGCTGGCCTTGACGACGCTGCGTAAGCTGCTGGGGGATCGGGCAGACGAGGTCGTGCGCCACAACAGCTTGCCTCTGACAGCCTGGCGCACTCTTCCCGCCGCGATGCAGGGCGATGCCAGCGACTTAACCCTGGCCACCGGTCGCGGTCCCGCATTCTCCACCTTCCCGGCCGTCATTGCCATCGATGAAAGCTTCGCCCGTCTGGCCGGCTATTATCTGGCCGAGGGCTGCATCTCGGACGGCAATCCTCATCCACGCTTACGCTTCACTTTTGCTCGTGATGAGCTTGAATATCTGGGCGATGTACGGCAGATGTTGGCCGCTTGGGGACTGCGGGCCAGCACTTACAATGATCCCACCTGGAATAGCACCACGCTGAAAGTGGCCGGTTGGTTGTTGCCCTGGTTGTTCCGCGACCACCTGGGCATGGGTAGCGGGTCGCGCGACATGCGGGCGCCTGATGTACTGATGGCTGCCGACAATGCGGTTCGGCTCGAACTGCTGAAAGGACTGTTTCGGGGCGATGGCGATGTCCATGTGCGCATCGGAAAGCGCCGGTATCAGCGCCAGGGGCGCGACTACGAACACGAAGACAACATTGCTCAGGTCGGCTACTTTTCAAGCAGCCCGGAACTTTTCAATCAGGTGACGTTTTTGTTGCAGGAATTGGGCTTGACGCCATCGTTCAAGCGCGACAAGCCCCAGTTGCGTTTCTATGCCAGCGCCGATGTCGAAAGTATGCGCGATTGGTTCCTCGGCGCCAAGCGGCAACGTCTGGTTGATCTAGAGGCTGCAAGGCAACGTCGCACCCGAACGCGCCGCCCGCAGGCGCAAGCCCCTTATGCGCTGGCCCAAGTCAGGAACGTGACGCTCGAAACCGGGGACACAAAGGTGTATGGGTTGGAAGTCGCCGGCGCCCACACCTTTGCCGCCAGCACCGGCATCTACGTCCACAACTGCATTCCTCTGGACCCCCACTACCTCTCCTGGAAGCTGAAGACCCTGAATTACAACGCCCGTTTCATCCAGCTGGCGGGCGAGATCAACACCGAGATGCCGCGCTATTGGGTGGACAAGGTGCAGGATGCGCTCAACGACGCCGGCAAACCGCTGAAGAATAGCCGGGTGCTGGTGTTGGGCGTGGCCTACAAAAAGGATATCGATGACGTGCGCGAGTCTCCGGCCCTGGACATTGTCGAATTGCTGCGCGCAAAGGGCGCCGATGTGCGCTACCACGACCCCCATGTGACCAGCTTTAGCCTGGATGGGCTGACCTGGGCCAGCGAACCAGACCTGGGGCAGGCGTTGGCCGAGGCCGACTGCGCGCTGATCGTCACCGACCATTCGAGCTACGATTGGCCCGCCATTGCCCAGCAGTCGAAATTGGTGGTGGACACGCGCAATGTAGTTTGATCATCTCAGGCGACTCTAGGAGGCAATCATGAAGACCAAGACGACGATCGACTATAACGTTCAGATCTGGCAAGAAGGCAGCCAATTCATAGCTCACGCGATGCCACTTGATGTCATGAGCTCGGGGAGAAGCCCTGACGAAGCGCGCGATGCCCTCGATCAGGCAGTGGAGCTTTTCATCGAAACTGCGATAGAGGCTGGCACCTTCGAGGAGGTCCTTCAAGATGCCGGCTACCTGGTAGGGCGTGACCGGCTAACCAGCCCACCGTGGGTGGCATTCGAGCGCCATTCTATGGCCCTGGACTATGCCTAAGCTGACACCGCTACCATGGAAAGAGGTCGAAAAGGTGTTCATCGCAGCAGGCTTTCGGTTTGCACGTCAGAAGGGCAGTCATCGGTCGTACATCAAACCAGGGATTGCCAGGCCGATTGTCATTCCGACCTACGATGAAGTTCCTGTGTCGGTTATTCGCAACAATATGAAGACGGCTGGGATTTCGCGGGATGAGTTCTTTCGGCTTCTTCAAGAAACTGACTGATCCGATGTGCTATGCTGCGTAATCTTCGCCAGCGGTTCAGCCGCCCCGCCGCTGTGCTGCCGCCCCAGACTGTCGTCATCGTCTCCGGGCTGCCGCGCTCCGGCACCTCGATGATGATGAAGATGCTGGAAGCGGGCGGGCTGCCGGTTCTGAGCGATGGCCAGCGGACGGCCGACACCGACAACCCCGAAGGCTATTACGAATTCGAGCGGGTGAAGCAGTTGGACAAAGGCGACAACGGCTGGCTGGGCGAGGCCGAGGGCAAGGTGGTCAAGGTCATCTCGGCCCTGCTCGAACACCTGCCGCCGGGCTACACCTACCGCGTCATCTTCATGAACCGCCGCCTGGAAGAAGTGTTGGCCTCGCAGCGCAAAATGCTCGTCCACCGCGGCCAGGCCTCGGACATCAGCGACGAGAAGCTGGCCGAACTGCTGGAAAAACACCTGCGCAAGGTGAAGGGCTGGCTGGCGGCGCAGCCCCATTTCCACCTGATCGAGGTGGACTACAACCGCCTGTTGGCCGAGCCTCAGCCTTTTGCCGCGCAGATCAACCGTTTTCTGGCCGGCGCCCTGGACGAAGAGGCGATGGCGGCGGTCGTGAACCCCTCGCTTTACCGCAACCGGGCCGATGGGGTACAGTCCTCCTCGGCCTGATTGTCTTGGCGCCCCCTCCATCTGACTGATCGGCGTTCCCCCCCATTCTTGACTATGGACCTCCGCACCTATTGGGACCTTTTTCGCCGTTGGGCCTGGTTGATTGCCCTCTGCGCCGTGCTGGCGGCCGTTGCCGCGTATGGTTTCAGCGTCCGTCAGACGCCGATCTATCGCGCCTCGGCCCGCTTGCTGGTGGGGCAGAACTCGACCAGCACCAACCCCAGCGTCGCCTATACCGACATCTTGCTGAGCGAGCGGCTGACGCGCACCTATGCCCAGATTTTGACCGCCCGCCCCCTACTGGAGCAGGCGGCAAAGCAGATCGGCATCGCCAAGATCGAGCCGAGCAGCGTCTCGGTGCAGCCGGTGCGCGATACGCAACTCCTCAGCCTTAGTGTCGAGTACGCCAGCCCGGCCCTGGCGGCTGAGATCGCCGACGTCCTGCCCCAGGTCTTCATCGCCTATAACAACGACCAGCAACGGGCGCGTTTCCAGGAATCCAAGCAGGCGCTGACCGCCGAACTGGCTAAGCTGAGCGAGGAGATCGAGGCTGCCGAGTCCCGCAGTGAGGGGCTGGCCGAAGATGACCCGCAGGCAGCCCTGGTGCAGGGACAATTGGCCCAGTATCGCAGCAGCTACGGCAATGTCCTCTCGCAACTGGAGAGCCTGCGCATGGCCGAGGCCAACGCCGTCGATACGATCACCGTGGTCGAGCCGGCTGTGGTCCCGCGTATCCCCGTGCGACCGCGGGTGCTGACCAGCACCCTGCTGGCGTTGATCGTGGGGGCGATGCTGGGGGCGGGCCTTGTCTTCCTGATCGAGTATCTGGACGATACCGTGAAATTGCCGGAGCATGTAGAGGGGATAACCGGGCTGAGCACGCTGGGTGTGATCGGGCGTGAAAAGAACGGCGGCCGGCGTTGGGGCCGGCTGCGAGGCAGCGGGGCTGATCGATCTCCTGAGCTGCTCACCCTGGCGACGTTGGAGAAACCGCGCTCGCCCAACGCCGAAGCCTATCGCACCGTGCGCACCGGCATCCAGTTTTCCAGTATCGACGACCCCATCCGCAGCCTGGTGGTTACCAGCCCCGGCCCCAGCGAAGGCAAGACCACCACGGCCGCCAACCTGGCGGTGGTGATGGCGCAGGCCGGCAAGAAGGTGGTGCTGATCGACGCCGACCTGCGCAAACCGGCCCAGCACCGGTTGTGGGCGGCGCCGAACACGGTCGGGCTGACGGGCCTGCTCTTGCAAGAGGAACAGCCCGAACGCCTGGATTTCGTCCTGACGCCGACGAAAGTCGAGAATCTGTGGCTGATCACCAGCGGCCAGTTGCCGCACAACCCCTCAGAACTCCTCGGCTCGCAGAAGTTGCAGCGGCTGGTGGAGCGGCTGTTACAGGACTACGACTATCTGATCTTCGATGCTCCTCCGGCCCTGGCCGTCACCGACCCCATCGTGCTGGGCCAGAGCCTGGACGGGGTGCTGCTGGTGGTGGATAGCGGCGGCACGCGCGAACCGGCGTTGGCCCAGACCGTGCAAGCGCTGGCCAAGGTGCAGGCGCACATTATCGGTGTGGTGCTGAACAAGTTCCCGGTCAAGAGCGGCGGCTACTATTACTACTATTATCATCACTACTACGAGGACGAGGGCGACAAGGGGGCGGGCGGCGGCAGCCAGGGTCAGGGCGAACGCCGGCGCCGGTCGGTCGGCAGCCAGAAAGCAGCGCCCAGGATAGAGGCATGAGGCTCGAGGCAGAGGGTGGGGCGCGGAGCATCCCGCCCTTTCTAAGCCCCTACCAGGACCTGGCCGAGCAGTTGTGCCATGCCTGCAAACGGCACTACGGAACCCGCCTTGTGTCGGTGGCGCTTTTTGGCTCGGTTGCGCGTGGCACGCCGCAGTTCGATTCCGACCTGGATGTGCTGATCGTGGCCGATGACCTGGCGCAAGGACGTATGAAGCGGGCGCGTGAGTTCGAGAGGATCGAAGCGGCGCTGGCGCCCACGCTCGATAGCATGAGGCTGAGCGGCATCGCCGTCGAATTGTCGCCGGTATTCAAGACGCCGGCCGAGATCGAGCAGGGCAGCCCGCTGTTGCTAGATATGACCGAAGATGCCCACATCCTCTATGACCGGGCGGGGTTTTTGGCGCAGGCGCTGGCGAGCTTGTCGGCCCGTTTGGGACGCCTGGGCGCCCGGCGGATCTGGCTGGGAAGCGCCTGGTACTGGGATCTCAAGCCCGATTTTCGTGCGGGCGAGGTGATCGAGCTTTGACGACCGTTACGTTGGCCCAAAGCTATCTCAAGGTTCCTGAGTTTATTCAATGTGTGGCATCGCAGGCATCGTCCTGCACCCTTTGGCGGATGCATCTGATCTGCCCCACCGCCTGCGGGCGATGTCGGCGGCGGTGGCCCATCGCGGGCCGGACGATGAGGGCTGCTATCTGGCCCCAGACGGTCGTCTGGGCCTGATCAACCGCCGCCTGGCCATTCGCGACCTCTCACCAGCCGGGCACATGCCCATGGCCGCAGAGGATGGGCGGGTTTGGGTCACTTATAACGGCGAGATCTACAACGCCGGCGAGTTGCGCCAGGAATTGGAGGCGGCCGGTTGGCTGCGGGCAGGCGCGACCGAGGGCGTTTGGCGGGATTTCATGGCCGGGCGGGTGCATTGGTCGCGCGTCTGGGCGTTAGCGGCGTTGGGGGCTGTTATCGTATGATCTCGTGGCTGGTTGTGCGAAGGAGCCGGGGGTCGTTAGGTCGCAAGTAGTTTGCCAATCAGTTTCATGAGGTGATGGAAGCATGAAAGAGTCTCGAGCCGTATACCTTTCGTTTGTCCTTGAGGCCAATGTGGAGTACACTCCAACGTGAGCTGGGAAAACAGACGCGTCTGGCACAGAAGGGCACGACCTGCAAGCGACTCAGATGACCCGAAAAGACAAGTTGTTTCAAAAGGTAAGGAATAATCCACGTGATGCCAGTTTTGCCGATGTCCGTCAGTTGCTTTTGGATGCTGGTTTTGGCGAACGGCAGCCGAAGAGCGGTAGCAGCCACGTCATTTTATTTCACACAGCATTGGATCAGATCGTGGTATTGACGAAGGGGCGTGGCGCCTTACCAGAGTATCAGGTGAAGGACGCGTTGAAAGCGTTGATTGCGCTAAGAGGCGGCTATGAATAAGACTAAGGACTACTACCTAGCGTTGGAGTACCCTGTTCAAATTCAGCGTGTACCCGAAGGTTACTGCGCCTCGATCCCTCTTCTGAAGGGATGCAAGGCCTTTGGCGAGACAGCCGAGATTGCTTTTCGTGAGCTAGAAGCGGTCAAAGAGGGGTTCATCGAGGTGTTTCTGGAGATGGGCAAGCCAATTCCAGAACCTGTGGTTCACCTGGACATTCCTTACCAGATCTTCCAACAGCTAGACAATCGCAAGGCGCTTGAGCTATTTGTGGTGGGATGAGGCTTGCCATCCGCTGGCCGTGGCCCTGTGCAGCGGCGGAGCAGCGGCTTCCTCGTCACATTCGGCTGCGCGCAGTGCAGGCGTCGGCATCGACGTGGACGACCGGAAGGTGGACGACCGCAAGGTGGATGACCGGAAGGTGGACGACCGGAAGGTGGACGCCATCAACTGACGACTGCAATCCGGTGCAGCGGGAGGCGGTGCTACAACTGCCGGCGACCACCAATCATGAAGAGAACACAACTCGTCAAGCATCTGAGAACGCACGGAGCGATCTTGGTCAGAGAAGGCAGAAGGCATAGCATCTTTGAAAAAAAAGCGACCGTAAGACCCAAGTGCTGCGCCATAGCGAGATCGTCGATGAGTTAGCACGCAAGATCTGCAAGGACCTTGACGTACCATTTGTGAGGTGAGCGATGAAATATCGGGCTGTTATCAAACAAAGCAATGGCTGGTGGATTGG belongs to Caldilineales bacterium and includes:
- a CDS encoding nucleotide sugar dehydrogenase: MSVTPKEQLLQRIHDHSAVIAIIGLGYVGLPLGVAFAENGFSVVGIDVDAAKVEAINRGESYISDIPSARLLAVTGDARLRATTDYAELGDCDVAIVCVPTPLNKTRDPDVRYLIAAGDSVARTIHPGMLVVLESTTYPGTTEDLLLPKLQQARPVEPWQVGEDFFVAFSPERIDPGRLDWTVERTPKVVGGMTPACLEAASLLYGQAIDRIVPVSSPAAAEMTKLLENTFRAVNIALVNEVAIMCDKLGLDVWEVIEAAATKPYGFMKFTPGPGVGGHCLDGSETIRYRWGDENGVLPVSELHRRALQRSRRIVPYHGATFVAPTGLEVLSIDLEDGRQSWQPVSYLFERPYKGEVTRIETVDHRRLLVTDRHPMLVHEDGRLAVREAKDLAAGALLPVANATADAGVGQRSVLNIIDAIPPHLAAAVRVRATGGWRLALTTLRKLLGDRADEVVRHNSLPLTAWRTLPAAMQGDASDLTLATGRGPAFSTFPAVIAIDESFARLAGYYLAEGCISDGNPHPRLRFTFARDELEYLGDVRQMLAAWGLRASTYNDPTWNSTTLKVAGWLLPWLFRDHLGMGSGSRDMRAPDVLMAADNAVRLELLKGLFRGDGDVHVRIGKRRYQRQGRDYEHEDNIAQVGYFSSSPELFNQVTFLLQELGLTPSFKRDKPQLRFYASADVESMRDWFLGAKRQRLVDLEAARQRRTRTRRPQAQAPYALAQVRNVTLETGDTKVYGLEVAGAHTFAASTGIYVHNCIPLDPHYLSWKLKTLNYNARFIQLAGEINTEMPRYWVDKVQDALNDAGKPLKNSRVLVLGVAYKKDIDDVRESPALDIVELLRAKGADVRYHDPHVTSFSLDGLTWASEPDLGQALAEADCALIVTDHSSYDWPAIAQQSKLVVDTRNVV
- a CDS encoding nucleotidyltransferase domain-containing protein, whose product is MRLEAEGGARSIPPFLSPYQDLAEQLCHACKRHYGTRLVSVALFGSVARGTPQFDSDLDVLIVADDLAQGRMKRAREFERIEAALAPTLDSMRLSGIAVELSPVFKTPAEIEQGSPLLLDMTEDAHILYDRAGFLAQALASLSARLGRLGARRIWLGSAWYWDLKPDFRAGEVIEL
- a CDS encoding polysaccharide biosynthesis tyrosine autokinase gives rise to the protein MDLRTYWDLFRRWAWLIALCAVLAAVAAYGFSVRQTPIYRASARLLVGQNSTSTNPSVAYTDILLSERLTRTYAQILTARPLLEQAAKQIGIAKIEPSSVSVQPVRDTQLLSLSVEYASPALAAEIADVLPQVFIAYNNDQQRARFQESKQALTAELAKLSEEIEAAESRSEGLAEDDPQAALVQGQLAQYRSSYGNVLSQLESLRMAEANAVDTITVVEPAVVPRIPVRPRVLTSTLLALIVGAMLGAGLVFLIEYLDDTVKLPEHVEGITGLSTLGVIGREKNGGRRWGRLRGSGADRSPELLTLATLEKPRSPNAEAYRTVRTGIQFSSIDDPIRSLVVTSPGPSEGKTTTAANLAVVMAQAGKKVVLIDADLRKPAQHRLWAAPNTVGLTGLLLQEEQPERLDFVLTPTKVENLWLITSGQLPHNPSELLGSQKLQRLVERLLQDYDYLIFDAPPALAVTDPIVLGQSLDGVLLVVDSGGTREPALAQTVQALAKVQAHIIGVVLNKFPVKSGGYYYYYYHHYYEDEGDKGAGGGSQGQGERRRRSVGSQKAAPRIEA
- a CDS encoding cellulase family glycosylhydrolase, which gives rise to MPRLRYALYSLLVLLVIVALAWLPTTLAAAGVQPTAAASDPFGIFVFDHTNLRGAPEMASVGANWLAINLIWSQVERNKGVYRWANYDETFRRAAEMGYRVIVTVTGNPSWAAPIDCGPVTDLPALVEFMRRAVGRYSFPPYNVMHYSMYNEPDNADTSHDLGGCWGHANANDPRPAPEPMAYANMLRQVYPAVKAVNPNAKIVFGGMAYDLFISMDVDGRFDPYFFDDVIKTDRGNAGPYFDILNFHYYYPFAFRWFSDDSNPHNDGVIGKANYLRQEYSNLTGGAPAKPIILTEVGSPSDGPPEDKQDYSLERQARNVIKEMVRATAAGLPIIIWYQAVDLPVDRWKYGLMHPNLTPKPGYTSYQILSHELSGFSAVQPRLLLGPAVEGYDFSVRGGTKTALWQVQGDGAWLQLKISQPGGSVRIVDKAGGVSFSTDGAVGDPDGRNGFVPVWVDSSPRIVEDLSIATQTPTITPTATRTPTSTLTPTATLTPTRTPTPTRTPTSIPTRTATPTRTATPTRTPTRTPTTTPTATLTPTPTLTPTGSRTATPTATPTPTLTPTPTATPTPSVRTLYLPSILRAAASSPASTVHMLYLPAIAQATPSSPSR
- a CDS encoding sulfotransferase domain-containing protein: MLRNLRQRFSRPAAVLPPQTVVIVSGLPRSGTSMMMKMLEAGGLPVLSDGQRTADTDNPEGYYEFERVKQLDKGDNGWLGEAEGKVVKVISALLEHLPPGYTYRVIFMNRRLEEVLASQRKMLVHRGQASDISDEKLAELLEKHLRKVKGWLAAQPHFHLIEVDYNRLLAEPQPFAAQINRFLAGALDEEAMAAVVNPSLYRNRADGVQSSSA
- a CDS encoding type II toxin-antitoxin system HicB family antitoxin gives rise to the protein MNKTKDYYLALEYPVQIQRVPEGYCASIPLLKGCKAFGETAEIAFRELEAVKEGFIEVFLEMGKPIPEPVVHLDIPYQIFQQLDNRKALELFVVG
- a CDS encoding type II toxin-antitoxin system HicA family toxin, whose protein sequence is MPKLTPLPWKEVEKVFIAAGFRFARQKGSHRSYIKPGIARPIVIPTYDEVPVSVIRNNMKTAGISRDEFFRLLQETD